Below is a genomic region from Catenuloplanes atrovinosus.
GCGGGCTCGCCGCCGACCCGGACGTCGATGGTGCCGTCCGCCCGGTTGTACTTGATCGCGTTCTGCACCAGGTTCGCGACGAGGCGTTCCAGCAGCACCCGTTCGCCCGCCACCACCCGGGGCCGCAGCGAGCAGGTGATCGTGAGGCCGACTTCGGCGGCGCGGTCCCGGTGGGCGTCGACGACCTCCGCGACGATGTCGTCGAGCCGCAGCGACGTCCGTGACACCAGGCCGCGGTCGCTCTCGGCGAGCACGATCAGTCCCTCGATCAGCCGCTCGTTGCGTTCGTTCGCCTCCAGGAGCTGTTCGGCGAGCAGCGCGAGTTGCTCGTCGGTCCGCTCGCCGGTCATGCCGACCTCGACCAGCACCCGCTGCACCGCGAGCGGGGTGCGCAATTCGTGCGAGGCGTCGGCGGCGAACCGGCGCTGCGCCTCGTAGCCCACCGCGACGCGGTCCATCATGTGGTCGATCGCCCGGCCGAGCCGGGCCAGTTCGTCGCGGCCGGGGCCGAGACGCAGCCGGTGCCCGAGGTTCTGCGGGCCGACCCGCTCGATCGCCGGCACCAGATCGCGCAGCGGGCGCAGGCACCACCGCACCGCCGGCAGGCACGCTCCCAGCAGCGCGAGGAGCACCAGGGTCAGCGCGATCCCCGGGCCGATGCTGGGCCGGCGGAAGAGCTGTACGCACAGGAACGAGGAGTCCCCGCCCACCTCGGGGTACGAGAGCTCGCACCAGCCCGGCCCGAACTCCCACCACAGCGCGCCCACCTCGTCCGCGAGCGCCGGCGCGAACTGCGCCACGACCAGGACGGCCGCGCAGAGCAGCAGCGTCCGCCGGGCCGGCATCACGTGCCGAGCCGGTAGCCGACCCGGACCACGGTGTGGATCAACGGCGGATCACCGAGCTTGCGGCGGAGCGTCATCACGGTCGTGCGTACCGTGTTGGTGAATGGGTCGGTGTGCTCGTCCCACGCCTGTTCGAGCAGCTCCTCCGCGCTCACCACGCGGCCACCGGCCCGCAGCAGCGCGTGCAGGACCGCGAACTCCTTCGGTGACAGCGCGAGGAGCAGGCCGTCCCGGGACGCGGTGTGCCGGGAGACGTCCAGCACGACGCCGTCCTGCTCCAGCACCGGCGGCAGGGCCGGCGCCGAT
It encodes:
- a CDS encoding HAMP domain-containing sensor histidine kinase, with amino-acid sequence MPARRTLLLCAAVLVVAQFAPALADEVGALWWEFGPGWCELSYPEVGGDSSFLCVQLFRRPSIGPGIALTLVLLALLGACLPAVRWCLRPLRDLVPAIERVGPQNLGHRLRLGPGRDELARLGRAIDHMMDRVAVGYEAQRRFAADASHELRTPLAVQRVLVEVGMTGERTDEQLALLAEQLLEANERNERLIEGLIVLAESDRGLVSRTSLRLDDIVAEVVDAHRDRAAEVGLTITCSLRPRVVAGERVLLERLVANLVQNAIKYNRADGTIDVRVGGEPALTVVNTGYDIPPESVPGLFEPFRRLSGSRLNHRSGAGLGLTIARSIARAHDGGITAAPHGHDGLSVHVSFPEAL